The following are from one region of the Planctomycetota bacterium genome:
- a CDS encoding S49 family peptidase, with product MPDWNELLNELKAAGGVHDLIRRKYLRLLSDLTGRNVILYYSGWLQKRNLDGVEVNDADKNGLMTVVHQLDRSRGLDLLLHTPGGETAATESLVDYLRAMFGSDIRAFVPQLALSAGTMIACACREIWMGKQSSLGPIDPQFRGIPAHGVLEEFERAREEIGKDPSKIPIWQPILAKYPPAFIGECEKAMKWAKEMVSDWLMGGMFSGRTTVKKRKMADGIVRDLTDHALSKSHARHLSYDRCKKIGLRVRRLEDNQELQDAVLSVHHACIHTLGATPAIKIIENHLGRAFIQIAHQVVVQGPAQ from the coding sequence ATGCCGGACTGGAATGAACTCCTCAACGAGCTGAAGGCCGCCGGCGGCGTTCACGACCTGATTCGGCGTAAGTACTTGCGCCTCCTATCCGACCTTACCGGCCGGAATGTGATCCTCTACTACTCCGGGTGGCTCCAGAAGCGCAACCTCGATGGAGTCGAGGTTAACGACGCGGACAAGAACGGGCTGATGACTGTGGTGCATCAGCTTGACCGCTCCAGGGGTCTGGACCTTCTCCTGCATACGCCGGGAGGTGAGACGGCTGCTACAGAGTCTCTGGTGGATTACCTCAGAGCCATGTTCGGCAGTGACATTCGGGCGTTTGTGCCGCAACTGGCCCTATCAGCCGGGACCATGATAGCATGCGCGTGTCGAGAGATCTGGATGGGCAAGCAGTCTAGTCTCGGGCCGATCGACCCTCAGTTCCGTGGGATTCCTGCCCACGGGGTGCTGGAGGAATTCGAGCGTGCAAGGGAGGAGATTGGGAAGGACCCGAGCAAGATCCCGATATGGCAACCCATCCTGGCCAAGTATCCTCCGGCATTCATTGGGGAGTGCGAGAAGGCAATGAAATGGGCGAAGGAGATGGTCTCAGATTGGCTTATGGGCGGCATGTTCTCAGGCAGAACGACGGTGAAGAAGAGGAAAATGGCTGACGGAATCGTTCGTGACCTGACGGACCACGCGCTCTCGAAGTCGCATGCGCGACACCTGTCCTACGACCGCTGCAAGAAGATCGGGCTGAGGGTCCGGCGCCTGGAGGATAACCAGGAACTACAGGATGCGGTCCTATCCGTCCACCATGCGTGCATCCACACCTTGGGTGCGACCCCAGCCATCAAGATCATCGAGAACCACCTCGGCAGGGCCTTCATACAGATTGCACATCAGGTCGTCGTACAAGGCCCAGCGCAGTAG
- a CDS encoding prolyl oligopeptidase family serine peptidase — MQIPTVALCLTAALARMCPLSWGGAAEAPAEVLFAPGAAGYVTSWLVAGPFGFLRDSQLDQDFLGGEATVRPRDGDVVGGVSPRRDPRDGDVPPTVPEKRVAWQAVAFADPVLNFKERCLPLGRSAFYLAAAVVAKKDVDLALVLTHTGQARAWLDGKEVVRSDKDAYSLGPKTVEHAFALKAGQRTQWLLKLGSDGRYLQILVRLKSGPRAAQADEVAIALPLAAGAKPNPEAFLLPSLSLGLPRQRFVEPGEKANLAFGFEGSYPLCEGQVAAAIAVADAKGQTAGKLEVPATKLPELALAPAEVAWTPPKEGGSPFFTLTAQVTLDGRSLGTVARKVYAPANIGHWTGDLHKRLLALASAKKLASDDLACVLLKIEKAAMLQQGGDVRAFAPDTVTEQLDTASDWLARLEAGQGLPPLEPGVHELAYLAPQDDSAQPYYLHVPPAARDAKPLPAIVYLHGYAPWLDKTNWYEVSAGLTAQADARGYAVIVPFARSNTDFQSIGEWDVMHVLGLAEKRLKLDPDRVFLIGYSMGGAGVYTLAAHYPDRWAGGIVMCGRPRNYLWKDLDPARVEPFKRHLLDLESGAPHAHNYTYLPFLVFQGTADVLIQPEQAYRFVEDLTHLGLKAQLVKLEGQSHWIADEVFSTPQVFDWMDARRREPAPRNVRFKTHSLLYDRAWWLTLDAFERWGEPAEANATLEPGNKLELATRNVAALTLRPPKELADPKAPLAAKVNGKEAQLVPDAEGRFVVELSPRPEGPLRKKPTLCGPIKDAFNRRFLFVVGTAGDQEATERNRTLARQMQKEWYAFAKGIRQIASDTAITDAEMARSNLLLFGTPKTNAVLARLADRLPIRFTDEGYEILGKTYKAGETTGLMFIYPNPLAPERYIVVCDGQRYGEKLGENHKYDLLPDFIIYSAEPDYDDTNCFYVAGFFDGAWKLDPKLAWTSDGRPKPRPTLAPPARPDGF; from the coding sequence TTGCAAATCCCCACAGTCGCGCTCTGTCTCACGGCAGCGCTGGCCAGGATGTGCCCGCTGTCGTGGGGCGGGGCGGCGGAGGCACCCGCCGAGGTGCTCTTCGCGCCCGGCGCGGCGGGCTATGTGACCTCGTGGCTGGTGGCCGGGCCGTTCGGGTTCTTGCGCGACTCGCAGCTCGACCAGGACTTCCTGGGCGGCGAGGCGACCGTTCGCCCAAGGGATGGGGATGTGGTGGGCGGCGTGTCCCCACGCCGCGATCCGCGGGACGGAGACGTCCCGCCCACAGTTCCCGAGAAGCGCGTCGCGTGGCAGGCGGTCGCGTTCGCCGACCCCGTGCTGAACTTCAAGGAACGCTGCCTGCCGCTCGGCAGGTCGGCCTTCTACCTCGCGGCAGCCGTCGTGGCGAAGAAGGACGTTGACCTGGCCCTCGTGCTGACCCACACGGGGCAGGCACGGGCGTGGCTCGACGGCAAGGAAGTGGTGCGAAGCGACAAGGACGCCTACAGCCTGGGGCCGAAGACGGTCGAGCATGCCTTCGCGCTCAAGGCGGGCCAGCGGACGCAATGGCTGCTGAAGCTGGGCTCGGATGGGCGCTACCTCCAGATCCTCGTGCGGCTGAAGTCGGGGCCACGAGCGGCGCAGGCCGACGAGGTGGCCATCGCACTGCCGCTGGCCGCCGGCGCGAAGCCGAACCCCGAGGCATTCCTCCTGCCCTCGTTGAGCCTGGGCCTGCCCCGCCAGCGCTTCGTGGAGCCGGGCGAGAAGGCCAACCTCGCCTTCGGCTTCGAGGGCAGCTACCCGCTGTGCGAGGGGCAGGTGGCCGCGGCCATTGCCGTTGCGGATGCGAAGGGCCAGACGGCCGGCAAGCTCGAGGTGCCGGCGACCAAGCTGCCCGAGCTGGCCCTCGCGCCCGCCGAGGTGGCGTGGACGCCTCCCAAGGAGGGCGGCTCGCCCTTCTTCACCCTCACGGCACAGGTGACGCTCGACGGGCGCAGCCTCGGCACGGTGGCCAGGAAGGTCTACGCCCCCGCCAACATCGGACACTGGACCGGCGACCTGCACAAGCGCCTGCTCGCCCTGGCCTCGGCGAAGAAGCTCGCCTCGGACGACCTGGCCTGCGTGCTGCTGAAGATCGAGAAGGCGGCGATGCTCCAGCAGGGCGGCGACGTGCGCGCCTTCGCGCCCGACACCGTGACCGAGCAGCTCGATACCGCGAGCGACTGGCTCGCGCGCCTCGAGGCAGGCCAGGGTCTGCCGCCCCTCGAGCCCGGCGTGCACGAGCTGGCCTACCTCGCCCCGCAGGACGACTCGGCCCAGCCCTACTACCTGCACGTGCCGCCCGCGGCCAGGGACGCCAAGCCCCTCCCCGCCATCGTCTACCTGCACGGCTACGCCCCGTGGCTCGACAAGACCAACTGGTACGAGGTCTCGGCCGGCCTCACCGCGCAGGCCGACGCCCGCGGCTACGCCGTCATCGTGCCCTTCGCCCGCTCGAACACCGACTTCCAGAGCATCGGCGAGTGGGACGTGATGCACGTGCTCGGCCTCGCGGAGAAGCGGCTCAAGCTCGACCCCGACCGCGTGTTCCTCATCGGCTACTCGATGGGCGGCGCGGGCGTCTACACGCTCGCGGCGCACTACCCCGATCGCTGGGCCGGCGGCATCGTGATGTGCGGCCGGCCGCGGAACTACCTGTGGAAGGACCTCGACCCCGCCAGGGTCGAGCCCTTCAAGCGCCACCTGCTCGACCTCGAGTCGGGCGCGCCCCACGCGCACAACTACACGTACCTGCCGTTCCTGGTGTTCCAGGGCACAGCCGACGTGCTGATCCAGCCCGAGCAGGCCTATCGCTTCGTCGAGGACCTCACTCACCTGGGGCTCAAGGCCCAGCTCGTGAAGCTCGAGGGCCAGAGCCACTGGATCGCCGACGAGGTGTTCTCCACGCCCCAGGTCTTCGACTGGATGGACGCCCGCCGCCGCGAGCCCGCCCCGCGGAACGTGCGGTTCAAGACCCACTCGCTGCTCTACGACCGCGCCTGGTGGCTGACGCTGGACGCCTTCGAGCGCTGGGGCGAACCGGCCGAGGCCAACGCCACGCTCGAGCCGGGCAACAAGCTCGAACTCGCGACGCGCAACGTCGCCGCCCTCACCCTCCGCCCGCCGAAGGAGCTGGCCGACCCCAAGGCGCCCCTGGCGGCGAAGGTGAATGGCAAGGAGGCCCAGCTTGTGCCCGACGCCGAAGGCCGATTCGTCGTCGAGCTGTCGCCCAGACCCGAGGGCCCGCTGCGCAAGAAGCCGACCCTGTGCGGCCCCATCAAGGACGCGTTCAACCGCCGCTTCCTCTTCGTCGTCGGCACGGCGGGCGACCAGGAGGCGACCGAGCGCAACCGCACCCTCGCCCGCCAGATGCAGAAGGAGTGGTACGCCTTCGCCAAGGGCATCCGCCAGATCGCCTCCGACACGGCGATCACCGACGCCGAGATGGCGCGCTCGAACCTCCTCCTCTTCGGCACGCCCAAGACCAACGCCGTCCTGGCCAGGCTGGCCGACAGGCTGCCCATCCGCTTCACCGACGAGGGCTACGAGATCCTCGGCAAGACCTACAAGGCAGGCGAAACGACCGGCCTGATGTTCATCTATCCCAACCCGCTCGCGCCCGAGCGCTACATCGTGGTCTGCGATGGCCAGCGCTACGGCGAAAAGCTCGGCGAGAACCACAAGTACGACCTGCTGCCCGACTTCATCATCTACAGCGCCGAGCCCGACTACGACGACACGAACTGCTTCTACGTGGCGGGGTTCTTCGACGGCGCGTGGAAGCTCGATCCGAAGCTGGCCTGGACGTCGGACGGCCGGCCCAAGCCGCGGCCGACGCTGGCGCCCCCCGCGCGCCCCGACGGGTTCTAG